The sequence CCAATCTCCTGGAGTTGAAGGCGCGCGGCGGCGGCGACTGGCCCGAAAGCGTCAACGAGGCGCTCGATGTTGCCGTCAACAAGCTGCAATGGACGACGGGCAGCGACGTCAGGCACATCGTGTTTCTGGTTGGCGATGCGCCGCCGCACATGGACTACGCGCAGGACACCAAATATCCGACGACGCTCGCGGTCGCCAAGCAGAAGGACATCATCGTCAATGCTGTGCTCGCCGGCGATGCCCGCGACACCGAGCGGGTGTGGCGCAACATCGCGCAGATCGGCAACGGCCGTTTCATCCCGATTCCGCAGGACGGCGGGCAGGTCGTCATCATCGAGACTCCGTACGACCAGGACATCATCATCCTGCAGCAGCAGCTCAACGGCACGGTGATCCCCTATGGCCCGCGCGAGCGGCAGAAGCATACCGAGCTGAAGATGCGGCAGTCGGCCGGCGTGGCGGCATCTGCACCCTCAACGGCCGCCGACATGGCGAGCTATATCGGCAAGCGATCCGCATCGACCGCGGAAGCCGTGACCGGCGGCGGCGATCTCGTCGCCGATGCCGCCAAGGGCAGGACAAGCGTTACCGCGGTCGCTGAGGCCGACCTGCCCGAAAATCTGCGCGCGATGAAACCCGAGCAGCGTGAGGCCGAGGTATCCAAGCAGATCGAGCAGCGCAAGGCGCTGAACGAGAAGCTCGCTGCGCTGGTCACCAAGCGTGACAAGTACATCGCCGATCAGGCGGCGAAGTCACCGAAGACGTCGTCCTTCGACGGGGTCGTGCAGGAGACGTTGAAGGCGCAGATCAAGCGGTAACAGCGGCGCCCCGGGGACGTCTGCCGTTCCCCCGGGGACGGTCTGCCGTTCCCCCGGGGTTCGCGCACGACTATTTTGCTTGGCGCCGCAGCAAAAATCGGCATTGTGGCGCCATGACCGAGCAAAATGACACCCAAGATTCCTCGCAGGAATCCTCGCAGGCCAAGGCGGGCGCGATCATCGTCCCCGTGACGCTGTTCGAGCAGAACTGCACCATCATCTGGGACGAGCCCAGCAAGAAGGCCGTGGTGATCGATCCCGGCGGCGACGTGCCGAAGATCCTGGATGCGATCAAGCAGACCGGCGTCACCGTGGAGAAGATCTGGCTGACCCACGGCCATATCGACCATGTCGGCGGCGCGGCGGAGCTGCGCGATGCGCTGAAAGTGCCGATCGAGGGGCCGCATCAGGCCGACAAGTTCCTGCTCGACAACGTGGTCGAGAGCGGCGCGCGCTTCGGCATGACCGGCGTGCGCAATTTCGCGCCGGACCGCTGGCTCGAGGAAGGCGACAGCGTGTCGATCGGTGGCCTCACGTTCGACATCCTGCACTGCCCCGGCCACTCGCCGGGCAGCGTGGTGTTCTTTAACAAGGACCTGCGTTTCGCCCATGTCGGCGACGTCCTGTTCGCGGGCTCGGTGGGACGCACGGACCTGCCCGGCGGCAGTCACGCGACGCTGATCAACTCGATTCTGACAAAATTGCTGCCGCTCGGCGACGATGTCGGCTTCATCTGCGGCCACGGCGCCGGCTCGAGCATCGGCCAGGAGCGGATGACCAATCCGTTCATCACCGGCGAGATGTGAGTTTTATTCGGCGGCCTCGGTGAGCACGGGCTCGCCGAGGTTTCGTTCACCCCATTCGCGGATCGCTGCAACCACGGGGACGAAGCTCCTACCCTTCCGCGTCAGGCGATACTCGACCTTCGGCGGCACCTCGCCAAAATCCTTGCGGTCGATCAGGCCGCTCATCGTCAGCGCCTTCAATTCGCGGCTGAGCACGCGCGGGGTGATCTCGGCGCTGCCTTCAGTGCCGCGCAGCAGGCCGCTCCTGATCTCGCCGTAGCGGCGCGGGCCGTCCTTGAGATCCCAGACGATGCGCAGCTTGTACTTGCCGCTGATCATCTTCTGAAACGCCGCGACCGGACAGGCGCGCGGCGCGATCGCTCTTGCCTTCGCCATGTCGTCTCCTCCATGCGCCAGCCAAGCCAGATGCCAGGATAGGATCGATCGCGAAAAAGTCCATACTATCAATTTTGTCCATACTTGCGAGATCGCGCGCAAGGCGCAGATGATGACGCACATGACGAACAGGGAGCGTCACATGAAGCACTTCATGATCAGATATCAGTTCAAGAACGGTACGACGGAGGAATGGCACCGGGACATCGGCCGCTTCATCAAGGCGATCGACGGCGATCCGGAGCTGAAGGGTCGGATCGGCTATCGCGTCCTCAAGGCCCGCGACGACGGCAGCTATTTCCACCTCGCCAGCGTCAGCGACGATGCAGCGCAGAAGGCTTTGCAATCGCGCGACTTCTTCAGGGCCTATCAGGAGACGACGCGGAAAGTCGCCGGCGGCGAGGTGACGGTGACGCCGATCGAGGTGATCGATCAGACGGGGTAAATTATCTCAATGTCGTCCTGGCGAAAGCCAGGACGACGGCGAAACATGTTTCGTTTAGCCCAAACTACTTCATCAATCCCGCAGCGGTCAGCGCGCGGGTGATGATCTGGCCGAGATCGAAGCCGTGAGACTTTTCGCGGTTCAGCTCGGCCGGTTGCTCGGCGACCGCGGTGCGGATCGAGCGGGCGAGATGTGGCGCGGGCGTCAGCGCCGGCTTCGCCGCCTTCTTCGCCTCCGCGATCCAGCCGGTCAGGCCGAAAAATTTTGCGATGTGATAGGACGAGGAGATGCCGGCCTCGATCAGGAACGCGCCCTCCATGCCGTAGCGCTGGTCGTTGTCGGCCAGCCCAAGCGGCGTGCCGTGGGCCATGTCGGTGATAGCGTAGGACTCGACCAGCGTCTCGCCGTCCTTGTTCCACCAGGCCTGGCGCGGATAGCCGTCGACATTGGTCTCGGCCATCGGCACGGCGGGCAGATCGTGCAGGTCGAGCCACTGCTTGACGATCTCGTTGGCATTGCCGGGATTGACGGTGCGGTCGGCGCTGCCGTGCCACACCGAGATCCTCGGCCAGGGACCACGATGGTTCGAGGCGCGCCGCACGAAATCGCCGAGCTCGCGATCGGGCCTCTGCGGCGAATAAAACATGCCGTCCAGCGCCTCGCGCAAGTTCGACGCGATGCCGTAAGGCAGTCCGGCAATGATCGCGCCGGCCGCAAAGACTTCCGGATAGGTCGCGAGCATCACCGACGTCATGCCGCCACCGGCGGAGAGGCCGGTGATGAAGATGCGCCTGGGATCGATGCGATGTGCATCCGCCATATGCGCGATCATCTCGCGGATCGAGCGCGCTTCGCCGCTGTCCCGCGCGGTGTCTTCCGGATTGAACCAGTTAAAGCAGGTGTTGCCGTTGTTGACGCGCTGCTGCTCGGGCATCAGCAGCGCGAAGCCGTAATGCCGCGCGAGCGTCGACCAGCCGGCACCGAGATCGTAACCCGCCGCCGTCTGTCCGCAGCCATGCAGCACGACGACCAGCGCGCGCGGCTTCTGCAACTTCGCCGGCACGAACGCGAACATGCGCAGGGCTCCGGGATTGTCGCCGAAGCCCGTGACCTCTTCCAGCGGGCTGGATGAATCAGGGCTGCGGCCGAACTCGGCAAGGCGCAGACCGTCCAGCTTCGGCAGACGTCTCAACAAATCGACATTTCTTGCTAACGACACGGCAACTTCCTGATGGGCGACGTTCAACGTACAGCCCAACCAGATAGTTGCTGCATTGCGAAATAAAAAGGCCGTGTGCTGTCGATCCCGCGAAAATCACTGGAAATTCAGCAGAAATCCGCACGCATTAACCGCAATGCTTCAACTTGATGCAGATGCGCGGCGCATCCACGTCAGAAATACGGTGCAGATCATGATTAACGTCACAAACAGCGCGAGCGAGACGAGAAATCCTGCGCGCGCTGATTGCAGTGATTCGATCGCGAAGAATACCGCGCCGATTGCGGCCACTCCGGCCGCATTTCCGATCTGTGCTGTCGTGCCGTACATGCCGGAGGCCGAGCCTGCGGCGACAGGTTTGACAGTCGAGAGCACGGCGCCGGACAGCGGGGCCATCACGAGTCCCTGGCCATACCCGAAGATGCTCATGGTCAGCGCGAGTGCGAGCGGCGATGGCGTGTCAACATAGAGCACAAGAAGCGCGAGCGCGCCGAGGCCTGCGATCTGCAACGCGCAGCCCTCGATCAACACCCTGGTGCCGCGATGCCGAGCGCGAGCGCCGCTATGGCGTGAGGCCACGACGAAAGCGATGGCAAGTGGAATGGAGGCCATTCCGGCCGCAAGCGGCGGAATCTCCAGGCCGCGCTGCATGAACAGCGTCATGACCAGATAGAACGAGAGATTGGCGAGGAAGAAAAAGAACGCCGCGCCAAGGCCGCGCAGGAAGGCGGCGTCCGTCAGCAGCGTCAAATCGATCAGCGGCATGCCGCCGGCACCCGCAACGCCATGCTCGAGCTTCAGGAACGCCAGAAGGATGGCGACGCCGATCACCATTACGGCCCACAGCCACGGCGCCCAGCCGACATCATGGCCGAACAGCAGCGGCCCGATCAGGCACAGCAATCCCGCGAACAGGACCACGCTGCCCTTGACGTCGAGCCTGGTCCCTGCCCGTCGTGGCACCGACGGCATGATGCGCCAGGCCGCCGCGGCGATGACGAGGCCAAAGGGAACGTTGACGAAGAACACCGACCGCCAGCCGGTGCCGGCGAGATCGAGCGTGACAAGGAGACCGCCGAGCAAGAAGCCCGCAGCGCCCGCGAGCCCGAGCACGATGCCGTAGATGGCGAAGGCACGGTTGCGCGTCTCGTCGGTGAACAGAAGATGCAGCGTCGCCAGCACCTGCGGCACCATCAGCGCTGCGGTCGCGCCCTGCGCCAGCCGCGCGACGATGAGCTCGACGCCGGATTGTGCGAGCCCGCACCACAGCGAGGTCGCCGTGAAGCCGAGCACGCCGGCCAGGAAGACAGCCTTGGTGCCGTGGATGTCGCCGAGCCGGCCGCCGGTGACGACCAGCGTGGCATAGGCGATCAGATAGATCGCGATGACGGATTCGATCTGCGCCGGCGACGCCTTCAGATCCACCGCGATGGTAGGGATCGCGACGTTCACGATGAAGGCATCGACGCCGAACATGAACTGGGCGGCGACGACGATCGCCAGCACCCACCAGCGGCGGGTCGAATCGATTGGCTTTGTGACGGTTTGATGCATTTTCGCGCGAACCTTCGGCGATTTATTTGCGCGCAAGACTCGCAAATCGCGGTCATCCGCGCGATTACCTCGGAGGTAGGACTTGCTTTGGCCCGATTGCTGCATGTCGGTTCCCGCTGGATTTGCAGGGGTTCGGAAGTCTTCCGATGTACGACTACGACATGGTGGTGATCGGCTCGGGCCCGTCGGGGCGCCGGGCCGCGGTGCAATGTGCCAAGCTCGGCAAGTCCGTGCTGGTGGTGGAGAAGGGCCGGCGGGTCGGCGGCGTCTCCGTCCACACCGGCACCATCCCCTCGAAGACGCTGCGCGAAACCGTGCTCAACCTGTCCGGCTGGCGCGAGCGCGGCTTTTACGGCCGCTCCTATCGGGTGAAACAGGACATCGCGGCCAGCGACCTGATGACCCGGCTGCAGAAGACGCTCGATCACGAGGTCGAGGTGCTCGAGCATCAGTTCAGCCGCAACCTCGTCCGCACCGCCAATGGCGAGGCGCGCCTGGTCTCGCCGCATGAGGTCGAGATCACGAGCTCAATCGGCGAGACCAAGGTGGTGTCCGCCGCCTTCATCCTGATCGCCTGCGGCACACGCCCGTTCCGTCCCGACTATGTGCCGTTCGACGGCGCGAGCGTGCTCGACAGCGACGAGATCATCGAGCTGCCGAAACTGCCGCGCAGCCTCGCCGTGATTGGCGCCGGCGTGATCGGCGTCGAATATGCCACCATCTTCAGCGCACTCGACGTGCCCGTGACCCTGATCGAGCCGCGGCCGACCTTCCTCGATTTCATCGACAAGGAATTGATCGACGAGTTCATGCACGAGCTGCGCGACCGCAACGTCGCGCTGCGGCTCGGCTCCAAGGTGACGTCGATCGAGAAGAATGCGCAGGGCCACATCGTCACGCATCTGTCGGACGGGCGCCACGTCACCACGGAGATGCTGCTGTTCGCAGCGGGCCGCGTCGGCGCCACCGACCGGCTCAACCTCGAGGCCGCCGGCATCGCCGTCGACCATCGCGGCCGCATCACGGTCGATCCCGTGACCTTGCAGACCAGCGTGCCGCACATCTACGCCGCCGGCGACGTGATCGGCTTTCCGAGCCTTGCCTCGACCTCGATGGAGCAGGGCCGCGTCGCGGCCTGCCATGCGCTCGGCATGGAGCCGCTGGCGCCGCCGGAATTCTTTCCCTACGGGATCTATTCGGTGCCGGAGATCTCGACCGCCGGTCTCACCGAAGAAGAGGTCCGCACGCGCGGCATTCCCTACGAGGTCGGCATCGCCCGCTTCCGCGAGACCTCGCGCGGCCACATCATGGGGCTGAACAGCGGCATGATGAAGATGATCTTCTCGACCAAGACGCGCCGCCTGCTCGGCGTGCATATTCTGGGCGAAGGCGCCACCGAGCTGATCCATATCGGCCAGGCCGTGCTGAATCTCAAAGGCACGATCGACTATTTCATCCAGAACACGTTCAATTATCCGACGCTGGCCGAGGCCTACAAGATCGCCGGCCTGGATGCGTGGAACAGGATGACGCGGTAGCGGCGGGCTTTCGCCTCTGCCCGCGCGCGGGGAGAGGCCGGAATTCAAACGCCGTTTGAATGCCGGGTGAGGGGGACTCTCCGCGAGTCGCGCTGTCCATTGCGACGGTGCTCTCTCAACACGTCATTGCGAGCGCAGCGAAGCAATCCAGAATCCCTCCGCGGAAACACACTGGATTGCTTCGCTGCGCTCGCAATGACGGTGTGGGGCATCTCGAGAACCCAATTACCTCCGTCTCCGCGGAGACTGCCCCTCACCCCAACCCTCTCCCCGTAAGAACGGGGAGAGGCAGAAGCGGCAGCATCAGCACATAGCTGCATTCCGCTGCGCGGGACATCGCGCGATTGCGTTCGCTTGTTTCAGCACGTAGCCTCACCGCACCAACAAACAGAAAATTCAGCCGGAGAGAACGCCATGGCGCGCCTGAAGTTCGGAGCCTTTCTTGCCCCGCATCACCCGATCGGGGAGCATCCGATGCTGCAGTTCCGGCGCGATCTCGACCTCGTCGAGCGGCTGGACGCGCTCGGCTATGACGAGTTCTGGTGCGGCGAGCACCATTCCTCCGGCTGGGAGATGATCGCCTCGCCCGAGATGTTCCTGGCCGCGGCCGGCGAGCGCACCAAGCGGATCAAGCTCGGCACCGGCGTCATCTCGCTGCCCTATCACCATCCCTACAACGTTGCCCAGCGCATGGTGCAGCTCGACCACATGACCGGCGGCCGCGCCATCTTCGGCTCCGGTCCCGGCGCGTTGGCTTCCGACGCGCACACGCTCGGCATCGACCCGATGACTCAGCGCGACCGCCAGGACGAGGCGATCGGCGTGATCCGCCGCCTGTTCAACGGCGAGCGGGTCACGGCGAAGAGCGACTGGTTCACCATGAACGACGCCGCGCTGCAGATCCTCCCCTTGCAGGAGGAGATGCCGTTCGTGGTGGCCTCGCAGATCTCGCCGTCGGGCATGACGCTCGCCGGCAAATACGGCATCGGCATCATCTCGCTGGGCTCGATGACGACGCAGGGCCTGATGTCACTGCAACAGCAATGGCAGTTCGCCGAGGATGCCGCCAAGAAGCACGGCACGAAGGTCAACCGCGCCGACTGGCGCGTGCTGCTCACCTTCCACATCGCCGAGACCCGCGAGCAGGCCCGCAAGGAGGCCGGCGCCGGGCTCATGCGCTGGCACAACGAATATAATGTCGGCACGCTGCAGCGGCCGGGCCTGACCGCATTCTCCTCGCCCGACGAGGCCGTGGACAAGACCGCGTTCGTCGAAGGCGCGGCCTCAACCATCGGCACGCCGGACGATCTCGTCAAAACCATCAAGAACGTGATGGAGGTCTCCGGCGGCGTCGGCGCCATCATCGGCTTCGTGCACGACTGGGCCAATCCGGAAAACACGCGCCGGAGCTGGGACATGGTGGCGCGCTATGTGGTGCCGGAGATCAACGGCTACATCGCCTCCCTACGCAAGTCGCAAAAATTCGTGATTGAGAACCGCGCGATCTTCGAGCGTGCGGGCCAGGCCGTGATGGCCAAGATCATGGAGAACGAGAAGGCCGCCGAGGCGCTGAAAGTGACCGGCCCCGGCCGCGTCGCCATTCCCGCCGTCAACGCACCGGATCTGCAGAAGGAAGCGGCGAAGCGGTAGGCCTGCGAAACAATCTCCACGTCGTCCCGGCCTAGTGCGCAATTGCGCACTAGGCCGGGACGACGAGGAGTGTGTGACGATTTTGTGCGCAAGACGACCGCAGCGTCATCGCGCCCCGATGTGCTATGTTGTCCGGGTCTGCCAACGGAGCAATCCTCATGTCGATGCAGAATGTGGCCGCCCCTGCGCTTCCGTTCACCGCACCGAGGCGTAACGAGCTGACGCATATCCCCGGCGACGAGGGCTGGCCGATCATCGGCAAGACCTTTCAGGTGCTGGCCGATCCCAAGGGACATATCGAGGCCAACGGCGCCAAGTACGGCCCGGTCTACCGCACCCATGTGTTCGGCGAGACCAACGTCGTGCTGCTCGGACCCGAAGCCAACGAGCTCGTGATGTTCGACCAGCAGAAACTGTTCTCCTCGACCCATGGCTGGAACAAGGTGCTCGGGCTGTTGTTTCCGCGCGGGCTGATGCTGCTCGATTTCGACGAGCACCGTCTGCATCGCAAGACGCTGTCGGTCGCGTTCAAGTCCGGACCGATGAAATCCTATCTCAGCGACCTCGACCGCGGCATCGCCGCGCGCGTCGCGCAGTGGAAGGCGAAGCCCGGCGAGATGCAGCTTTATCCGGCGATGAAGCAGCTGACGCTCGATCTCGCCGCCGCGTCCTTCCTCGGCGCCGATATCGGGCCGGAGGTCGACGAGATCAACCGCGCCTTCGTCGACATGGTCGCGGCC is a genomic window of Bradyrhizobium sp. CB1717 containing:
- a CDS encoding vWA domain-containing protein, with translation MRSRITLCSLAFALATLPFSAGTSPAFAKPTVEVAFVLDTTGSMARLIEGAKRKIWSIATTIVDSNPDADIRMGLVAYRDIGDDYVTSKIELTRDIQDLYANLLELKARGGGDWPESVNEALDVAVNKLQWTTGSDVRHIVFLVGDAPPHMDYAQDTKYPTTLAVAKQKDIIVNAVLAGDARDTERVWRNIAQIGNGRFIPIPQDGGQVVIIETPYDQDIIILQQQLNGTVIPYGPRERQKHTELKMRQSAGVAASAPSTAADMASYIGKRSASTAEAVTGGGDLVADAAKGRTSVTAVAEADLPENLRAMKPEQREAEVSKQIEQRKALNEKLAALVTKRDKYIADQAAKSPKTSSFDGVVQETLKAQIKR
- a CDS encoding MBL fold metallo-hydrolase, which encodes MTEQNDTQDSSQESSQAKAGAIIVPVTLFEQNCTIIWDEPSKKAVVIDPGGDVPKILDAIKQTGVTVEKIWLTHGHIDHVGGAAELRDALKVPIEGPHQADKFLLDNVVESGARFGMTGVRNFAPDRWLEEGDSVSIGGLTFDILHCPGHSPGSVVFFNKDLRFAHVGDVLFAGSVGRTDLPGGSHATLINSILTKLLPLGDDVGFICGHGAGSSIGQERMTNPFITGEM
- a CDS encoding helix-turn-helix domain-containing protein, which gives rise to MAKARAIAPRACPVAAFQKMISGKYKLRIVWDLKDGPRRYGEIRSGLLRGTEGSAEITPRVLSRELKALTMSGLIDRKDFGEVPPKVEYRLTRKGRSFVPVVAAIREWGERNLGEPVLTEAAE
- a CDS encoding PHB depolymerase family esterase: MSLARNVDLLRRLPKLDGLRLAEFGRSPDSSSPLEEVTGFGDNPGALRMFAFVPAKLQKPRALVVVLHGCGQTAAGYDLGAGWSTLARHYGFALLMPEQQRVNNGNTCFNWFNPEDTARDSGEARSIREMIAHMADAHRIDPRRIFITGLSAGGGMTSVMLATYPEVFAAGAIIAGLPYGIASNLREALDGMFYSPQRPDRELGDFVRRASNHRGPWPRISVWHGSADRTVNPGNANEIVKQWLDLHDLPAVPMAETNVDGYPRQAWWNKDGETLVESYAITDMAHGTPLGLADNDQRYGMEGAFLIEAGISSSYHIAKFFGLTGWIAEAKKAAKPALTPAPHLARSIRTAVAEQPAELNREKSHGFDLGQIITRALTAAGLMK
- a CDS encoding MFS transporter; this translates as MHQTVTKPIDSTRRWWVLAIVVAAQFMFGVDAFIVNVAIPTIAVDLKASPAQIESVIAIYLIAYATLVVTGGRLGDIHGTKAVFLAGVLGFTATSLWCGLAQSGVELIVARLAQGATAALMVPQVLATLHLLFTDETRNRAFAIYGIVLGLAGAAGFLLGGLLVTLDLAGTGWRSVFFVNVPFGLVIAAAAWRIMPSVPRRAGTRLDVKGSVVLFAGLLCLIGPLLFGHDVGWAPWLWAVMVIGVAILLAFLKLEHGVAGAGGMPLIDLTLLTDAAFLRGLGAAFFFFLANLSFYLVMTLFMQRGLEIPPLAAGMASIPLAIAFVVASRHSGARARHRGTRVLIEGCALQIAGLGALALLVLYVDTPSPLALALTMSIFGYGQGLVMAPLSGAVLSTVKPVAAGSASGMYGTTAQIGNAAGVAAIGAVFFAIESLQSARAGFLVSLALFVTLIMICTVFLTWMRRASASS
- the sthA gene encoding Si-specific NAD(P)(+) transhydrogenase codes for the protein MYDYDMVVIGSGPSGRRAAVQCAKLGKSVLVVEKGRRVGGVSVHTGTIPSKTLRETVLNLSGWRERGFYGRSYRVKQDIAASDLMTRLQKTLDHEVEVLEHQFSRNLVRTANGEARLVSPHEVEITSSIGETKVVSAAFILIACGTRPFRPDYVPFDGASVLDSDEIIELPKLPRSLAVIGAGVIGVEYATIFSALDVPVTLIEPRPTFLDFIDKELIDEFMHELRDRNVALRLGSKVTSIEKNAQGHIVTHLSDGRHVTTEMLLFAAGRVGATDRLNLEAAGIAVDHRGRITVDPVTLQTSVPHIYAAGDVIGFPSLASTSMEQGRVAACHALGMEPLAPPEFFPYGIYSVPEISTAGLTEEEVRTRGIPYEVGIARFRETSRGHIMGLNSGMMKMIFSTKTRRLLGVHILGEGATELIHIGQAVLNLKGTIDYFIQNTFNYPTLAEAYKIAGLDAWNRMTR
- a CDS encoding LLM class flavin-dependent oxidoreductase; this encodes MARLKFGAFLAPHHPIGEHPMLQFRRDLDLVERLDALGYDEFWCGEHHSSGWEMIASPEMFLAAAGERTKRIKLGTGVISLPYHHPYNVAQRMVQLDHMTGGRAIFGSGPGALASDAHTLGIDPMTQRDRQDEAIGVIRRLFNGERVTAKSDWFTMNDAALQILPLQEEMPFVVASQISPSGMTLAGKYGIGIISLGSMTTQGLMSLQQQWQFAEDAAKKHGTKVNRADWRVLLTFHIAETREQARKEAGAGLMRWHNEYNVGTLQRPGLTAFSSPDEAVDKTAFVEGAASTIGTPDDLVKTIKNVMEVSGGVGAIIGFVHDWANPENTRRSWDMVARYVVPEINGYIASLRKSQKFVIENRAIFERAGQAVMAKIMENEKAAEALKVTGPGRVAIPAVNAPDLQKEAAKR